From a region of the Mercurialis annua linkage group LG1-X, ddMerAnnu1.2, whole genome shotgun sequence genome:
- the LOC126666032 gene encoding serine/threonine-protein phosphatase 7 long form homolog — protein sequence MAAPGGHYQPEYFQPGPLNDELLTQQYNHISSYTWDHPEDVSVLGSRTSHGLPSFGSIDSRIQEGVRRTGLSGFIRMRQYRLDMSIITALVERWRPETHTFMFPDGECTITLQDIAILTGLPIDGTAVTGDRVDDWQDRGVALLGRPLELSQSEGTSWVGSRWLYSEFREFTSLPAYATPEHVEWAVRAYLWAALQTLCFPDLNSGHLGLRILPLLANLHDLRTISWGSAVLAHLYHEMCITTRMHKRRRNIGGPLWIVQLWAFERLRPLRPQLLTPIIAEDLPLGDRWGGRRDRRAVPRHSIHAVRLILDGLRYEDIHWQPYSDDILSSIPREYLDGAHLWRARVPLIYYNIVEWHQPDRVLQQFGLVQPIPLPPLQTEELHNVRYRGSSSFTYEMDYWVQLWNNRNAFVVQGRQLQHPPHYHSQYMDWYRRRCRRWITLQGAEAGTSRDLQERTHVTGEASSSAARRIRFGARSSQLATMEDRRDVTLPPPEPADQPYQLPPLPPCQVDLSSIRGRRRQPRRMPPQPRPEHVYPIPEPLFFHTEVAGTSDIPQPDYWERQHYGSTSGATPQASYPQFQVPPASMPYVDSFFGDTTFTTTQDRPGPSESQV from the exons ATGGCTGCCCCCGGTGGTCACTACCAGCCTGAGTACTTTCAGCCTGGACCTTTAAATGACGAACTTCTGACTCAACAATACAATCACATATCGTCTTACACTTGGGATCACCCT GAGGACGTAAGTGTCCTAGGTTCGCGGACAAGTCACGGGTTGCCCTCCTTTGGTTCGATAGATTCACGCATCCAGGAAGGAGTCCGCCGGACAGGGCTCTCTGGTTTCATCAGGATGCGACAATATCGGCTCGACATGTCCATTATCACAGCATTAGTGGAGAGGTGGAGGCCTGAGACGCATACATTCATGTTTCCAGATGGGGAGTGCACGATCACTTTGCAGGATATTGCAATCCTTACTGGACTCCCCATTGATGGGACGGCTGTGACTGGAGACAGGGTGGACGACTGGCAGGATAGGGGTGTTGCCCTGTTAGGGAGACCGTTAGAGCTTTCTCAGTCAGAGGGTACATCTTGGGTTGGGTCCAGGTGGCTGTATAGTGAGTTCCGCGAGTTTACTAGTTTACCGGCCTATGCTACACCTGAACATGTTGAATGGGCGGTTAGGGCGTACCTATGGGCTGCTCTACAGACTTTGTGCTTCCCAGACCTGAACAGTGGTCATTTGGGTTTGAGAATTTTACCCCTTTTAGCAAATTTACATGATTTACGGACTATCAGCTGGGGATCTGCAGTTTTGGCCCATTTATACCACGAGATGTGCATTACCACACGGATGCACAAACGCCGACGTAACATAGGAGGTCCTCTGTGGATTGTACAGCTATGGGCGTTCGAGCGACTGAGGCCACTTCGACCCCAACTGCTGACCCCAATAATAGCAGAGGATCTACCTTTGGGTGACAG GTGGGGCGGGCGTAGGGATCGTCGGGCAGTCCCGAGGCACAGCATCCATGCCGTGAGATTAATTTTGGATGGCCTGCGATACGAGGAT ATCCACTGGCAGCCATATTCTGACGATATTCTCAGCTCGATCCCTCGAGAGTACCTCGATGGGGCACATCTCTGGCGTGCGCGAGTCCCACTCATTTACTATAACATTGTGGAGTGGCACCAGCCAGACAGGGTGCTTCAGCAGTTCGGCCTAGTTCAGCCTATTCCGTTGCCCCCCTTGCAGACTGAGGAGCTTCACAACGTCCGCTACCGGGGTTCCTCGAGCTTCACATATGAGATGGACTACTGGGTGCAACTTTGGAACAATAGAAACGCGTTTGTAGTTCAGGGCCGGCAGCTTCAGCACCCACCCCATTACCATTCCCAGTACATGGACTGGTATAGGCGTCGATGCCGGAGATGGATTACACTTCAGGGTGCAGAGGCTGGCACTAGT CGCGATTTGCAGGAGAGAACCCATGTTACGGGGGAGGCCAGTTCGAGTGCCGCTCGCAGGATTAGGTTTGGTGCACGAAGTTCTCAGCTTGCTACCATGGAGGATCGCAGGGACGTCACACTTCCCCCTCCTGAGCCAGCCGACCAACCATACCAGCTGCCTCCGCTCCCTCCCTGTCAGGTCGATTTAAGCTCTATTAGAGGACGGCGTCGACAGCCACGCAGAATGCCTCCACAGCCCCGTCCAGAGCATGTGTACCCTATCCCAGAGCCATTATTTTTTCACACGGAGGTGGCGGGTACCTCAGACATACCGCAGCCGGACTACTGGGAAAGACAACATTACGGGTCAACCTCCGGGGCGACACCCCAAGCATCATATCCACAG TTTCAGGTCCCGCCTGCGTCGATGCCGTATGTTGACTCATTTTTTGGAGATACGACCTTTACGACCACTCAGGATCGACCAGGGCCATCTGAGTCACAGGTTTGA
- the LOC130015691 gene encoding uncharacterized protein LOC130015691: protein MPYSDSSFRHTTFANTRDPFAPSDSQVRQPPIPSFHSYLGEMGYTPLGTPAQPESDQSWPAPPTHSDVPWRTSTESDFIEQLFYYPAAPTAGQASSSHQVPPSGSPQAQDPSQMYFSTTEPWCSGADLSADPFSNDRFQHFTPPSFTLYPDITSQDLRDTTPAPVIEQPHQPTDEDSDDSEDNDDSDTSDEGDSGDYNPVTDTSRHRRTQQGYDMRTRMRKPARYRD from the exons ATGCCGTATAGTGACTCATCTTTTAGACATACGACATTTGCCAACACTCGAGATCCTTTTGCGCCATCTGATTCACAG GTTCGCCAGCCGCCGATTCCGTCTTTCCATTCATATCTGGGAGAGATGGGATATACTCCACTAGGTACGCCGGCTCAGCCAGAGTCAGATCAGTCATGGCCTGCACCGCCGACGCATTCAGATGTCCCATGGCGTACGTCGACAGAGTCGGATTTCATTGAACAGTTGTTCTACTATCCCGCCGCACCTACTGCAGGACAGGCGTCATCGTCACATCAGGTACCACCTTCTGGGTCGCCTCAGGCTCAAGATCCTTCGCAGATGTATTTCTCGACTACGGAGCCGTGGTGCTCTGGTGCAGATCTGTCTGCTGATCCGTTTTCCAATGATCGGTTTCAGCATTTTACGCCTCCTAGTTTTACCCTGTATCCGGACATCACCTCGCAGGATCTGCGAGACACTACTCCAGCTCCGGTTATTGAACAACCACACCAGCCTACAGACGAAGACAGTGACGATTCAGAAGACAACGACGATTCTGATACCAGTGACGAGGGTGACAGTGGCGACTATAACCCTGTGACTGATACCTCACGTCACCGACGCACTCAGCAGGGTTATGACATGAGAACCCGCATGCGGAAACCGGCTCGATATCGTGACTAG
- the LOC126666031 gene encoding uncharacterized protein LOC126666031 translates to MANVKVTNPGSFWHAEGDPIYTNHSQNPRVRMFRRMFWTFYPMTAGFAFLKPVLFVDGTHLYGKYTMTLLIASAIDGNNHIMPLAFALVESESAASYEYFLSHLREHVIKERKVAIISDRAGGIIAVLKRPEWAGVSHMFCIRHLASNFNTHFRDKDLKKLAEKAGRAYQKKKFTRYMKIMKIKSPDGYKYLMNKEVLKKNQWARAYDVNGQRHNAMTTNYAESVNATLKNIRGLPITAMIEAIFRKLVEKYISRWKFYKSLIDKNIEYTPICIQILRKAGDKSRTHVVQPYDMTTMTCEVVTKKNNHNQAGGNVHTVNLHKKNARVVSFSS, encoded by the exons ATGGCCAATGTGAAGGTCACAAATCCCGGATCATTCTGGCATGCAGAAG GCGATCCAATTTACACAAACCACTCGCAAAATCCCCGAGTGAGAATGTTTCGCAGAATGTTTTGGACCTTCTACCCGATGACAGCTGGATTTGCTTTTTTGAAACCTGTGCTATTCGTTGACGGGACTCATTTGTATGGAAAATACACAATGACCTTGTTGATCGCATCGGCGATAGATGGAAACAATCACATAATGCCACTTGCCTTTGCACTTGTCGAATCGGAGAGCGCAGCAAGCTATGAATATTTTTTGAGTCATCTCCGGGAGCATGTTATCAAGGAGAGAAAAGTGGCAATTATTTCGGATCGCGCTGGTGGAATAATAGCTGTTTTGAAGCGTCCGGAGTGGGCGGGTGTTTCTCACATGTTTTGCATAAGGCATTTAGCGAGTAATTTCAATACTCATTTCAGAGATAAGGATTTGAAAAAACTGGCAGAAAAAGCAG GACGTGCTtaccagaaaaaaaaattcacacgGTATATGAAAATTATGAAGATCAAATCGCCTGATGGGTATAAATATTTGATGAATAAGGAAGTATTGAAGAAAAATCAGTGGGCAAGGGCGTATGACGTCAACGGACAACGTCACAATGCGATGACAACAAATTATGCTGAGTCTGTTAATGCGACGCTCAAGAATATCAGAGGGCTGCCTATCACCGCAATGATTGAAGCTATTTTCCGTAAGCTTGTCGAAAAATACATTTCCCGTTGGAAATTTTATAAGTCATTGATCGACAAGAACATTGAGTACACGCCAATCTGCATCCAAATATTGCGAAAAGCAGGAGACAAGTCTCGTACTCATGTTGTCCAGCCGTATGACATGACCACAATGACGTGTGAAGTGGTGACTAAGAAGAATAATCATAATCAAGCCGGCGGAAATGTCCATACAGTAAACCTCCATAAAAAAAATGCACGTGTGGTAAGTTTCAGCAGCTGA
- the LOC126664664 gene encoding agamous-like MADS-box protein AGL81, translated as MALRIGSRKQNFMTKILRGDKQAQAASFLKRGPTLKKKALELQTLCDVSVVIVRYGPDGSLDVWPENEAQVRDVVMRYKGFEQTRKKERNLFDFLEDKKARLVKKKTQLMKTKLHATIDALSEHVDGLSGHESTRFLDFLEEKSRSYQEKIASLELAAKQVKAANNPSPVSSFEWKTPLEQFHKHVVCNENRRPQENRCSVSEDGSNFFNGGVTKTEGIYGNNVFGGSTNSSCFGAVKAGQIMEDFNDLRLWWDGEMVGI; from the coding sequence ATGGCTCTAAGAATAGGCTCCCGAAAGCAGAATTTCATGACTAAAATCTTGAGAGGTGACAAGCAGGCTCAAGCTGCAAGTTTCTTGAAGAGAGGTCCAACTTTGAAGAAGAAAGCACTCGAGCTTCAAACGTTATGTGATGTCTCCGTCGTCATCGTACGTTATGGTCCGGACGGGAGTCTTGACGTTTGGCCTGAGAATGAAGCACAGGTAAGAGATGTTGTTATGCGTTATAAAGGATTTGaacaaacaagaaaaaaagAGCGCAATCTTTTTGATTTCTTGGAGGACAAGAAAGCCAGACTTGTGAAGAAGAAAACCCAGTTGATGAAAACCAAACTACATGCAACTATCGACGCCTTGTCCGAACATGTTGATGGATTGTCGGGTCACGAATCGACTcgttttcttgattttcttgaagAAAAGTCGAGGAGTTATCAAGAAAAGATAGCGTCTCTCGAGTTAGCAGCAAAACAAGTGAAAGCCGCTAATAACCCATCGCCGGTGTCATCTTTTGAATGGAAAACCCCATTGGAACAATTTCACAAACATGTTGTGTGCAATGAGAATCGTCGGCCTCAAGAAAACCGTTGCAGCGTCTCAGAGGATGGTTCAAATTTCTTCAATGGTGGTGTCACAAAGACTGAGGGTATTTATGGTAATAATGTGTTTGGAGGCAGCACCAACAGTTCTTGTTTTGGGGCAGTAAAAGCAGGACAAATTATGGAAGATTTTAATGATCTCAGATTATGGTGGGATGGTGAGATGGTTGGAATCTAA